In Phoenix dactylifera cultivar Barhee BC4 chromosome 11, palm_55x_up_171113_PBpolish2nd_filt_p, whole genome shotgun sequence, the following are encoded in one genomic region:
- the LOC120112301 gene encoding uncharacterized protein LOC120112301 has translation MGSLPSEVVSTMSVLEVEMTEEWFFPLHGFRLEPARRRDRVTDPPVGWIGVHSESLWAGLRFPLHSFVNELLAVCQLVPAQLTPNAWRTVMGFLSLCLLQGIPTSVNVFRRLFIFKSNSGDGEWLYIALRVGRPLFHGAPSSIHGWKEKFFFLGSERSWGFDPRWRPAQLKSINRLPQLSPREQEIFDTIRSLGDGILLNGLISEDALVNVGLSSARPQGKDSYSNFLFPYCSNVLILLIFADIAKMVTKSEVLYARFQKRAAELSGEPTEPRKKAKTSAKTSTTTTVEARASRPVRPEAGRGEGVGSGGATMALPCPVPISQVPGRQEAPNSDQGGRTSTDLALARPTSTTQRSGQPSTRPQFPSSEPGNSQEATGSAAPRPAEAGLAGSSGPQERVPYAPGWAFFEGDSALDNAQVAREVLRVALLPADQAKIRSMNYGEFMDSAICSSIRRLHETETMIHIIQDYRDRARRHQRGREEAETKFLASEAEQKVLQAKLWAAEDEVRTLVAELEEEKGAHSLTMSEVRAAEARRTEAESSLAIREQEVGEARIKVRDLEIRLLDVQSLLAGSRERNKDFGAEGRLPRGSREGGPGAGPGRRQALPRIGRVSRLDGRGRRQWSHPGLPGLPQSVAATSPRFRP, from the exons ATGGGTTCGTTGCCTAGCGAAGTAGTatccaccatgagtgtcctggaggtcgagatgaccgaagagtggttttttcctcttcacgggttccgtttggaacccgccaggcgaagggatcgggtaaccgatcctccggtaggctggatcggagtgcactcggagtcactctgggccggcctccgatttcctcttcacagctttgtgaatgagttgctggcggtatgccagttggttccggcgcaactcactccaaacgcttggaggacagtgatgggtttcctgtcactgtgtttactacaggggattcctacctctgtcaacgtcttccggcgactttttattttcaagtcgaactcgggagacggggagtggctctacatcgccctccgggtgggtcggccactttttcatggtgccccctcatccattcatggttggaaggagaaattcttcttcctgggttctgaacggtcctgggggtttgaccccaggtggaggccggcccaacttaaatccatcaacaggctcccccagctttctccgcgtgagcaggagatcttcgataccatccgcagccttggggacgggattttgctgaacggcctcattagcgaggacgccctggtgaacgtgggcttgagctcggcacgtcctcagggtaaggatagttacagcaacttcttatttccttattgttctaatgttctaattttgcttatctttgcagacatcgcaaaaatggtgaccaagagcgaagtcctttacgcccgcttccagaagagggcggccgaactctcaggagaaccgaccgagccgaggaagaaagcaAAGACCTCGGCGAAGACCTCGACGACCACAACAGTTGAGGCGCGCGCTTCTCGCCCCGTGCGCCCTGAGGCTGGTCGGGGAGAGGGCGTGGGCTCTGGCGGAGCCACGATGGCACTTCCGTGTCCGGTGCCGATTTCGCAAGTCCCTGGTCGGCAAGAAGCTCCAAATTCCGACCAGGGAGGGAGGACCTCAACAGATCTGGCGCTCGCACGCCCCACCTCTACCACGCAGCGGTCCGGTCAGCCGTCTACTCGACCCCAATTCCCCAGCTCTGAGCCGGGGAATAGCCAAGAAGCAACGGGGTCGGCCGCACCCAGGCCAGCTGAGGCCGGTCTGGCGGGTTCTTCGGGTCCTCAGGAGCGGGTGCCTTACGCTCCTGGATGGGCTTTtttcgagggcgactcggccctcgataatgcacaagtggcgcgcgaagttcttcgggtcgcgctgctcccggccgaccaggccaaaaTTCGGTCCATGAACTACGGCGAGTTCATGGACTCCGCTATTTGCTCTTCCATCCGA CGCCTCCACGAGACCGAGACGATGATTCACATCATCCAGGACTATCGGGACCGGGCCCGAAGGCATCAAAGGGGGCGCGAGGAGGCCGAAACAAAGTTCCTCGCGTCTGAGGCCGAGCAGAAAGTGCTTCAAGCGAAGCTATGGGCGGCCGAAGACGAGGTTCGGACTCTGGTCGCCGAacttgaagaggagaagggcgcgcactctTTGACTATGTCTGAAGTGCGCGCCGCGGAGGCCCGCCGGACGGAGGCCGAATCGTCGCTCGCTatacgcgagcaggaggtgggggaggctCGAATAAAGGTCCGAGATCTCGAGATCCGTCTACTTGACGTGCAATCTCTGCTCGCCGGATCGCGAGAGAGAAATAAAGATtttggagcggaaggccgcctaccacgaggctcgagagaaggaggcccgggagcaggcccaggacgccgtcaagctcttccgcgaatcggaagagtttcgcgACTTGATGGAAGAGGAAGGCGTCAATGGTCTCATCCAGGGCTTCCAGGACTTCCGCAATCAGTTGCGGCGACTTCTCCCAGATTTCGACCTTAG
- the LOC103708951 gene encoding integrin-linked protein kinase 1-like isoform X1: MESKSTGRFTLGKQSSLAPERDGEPGAVDGLDVPEEIESGIRLMFLANEGDVAGIRELLASGVDVNFRDIDRRTALHVAACQGLPDVVQLLLENGAKVDPEDRWGSTPLADAIHYKNHEVIKLLEKHGAKLPIAPMHVKNYREVPEYEIDPSELDFTNSVDITKGTFRVATWRGIQVAVKKLDEDVITDEDKIRAFRDELALLQQIRHPNVVQFLGAVTQSSPMMIVTEYLPKGDLCYFLKRKGALKPALAVLFALDIARGMNYLHEHKPEAIIHRDLEPSNILRDDSGHLKVADFGVSKLLKVAKTVREDRPLTCQDTACRYMAPEVFQNEEYDTKVDIFSFSLILQEMIEGCSPFARIQDNEVPKAYASKERPPFRASPKLYAHGLKELIEQCWSENPADRPTFREIIGRLTIIQAHIAHKRRWKVRPLKCFQNLEAMFKKDHSNPSSRRSRSSRSSDFV, encoded by the exons ATGGAGTCCAAGTCCACGGGGCGCTTCACCTTGGGAAAGCAGTCCTCCCTCGCGCCGGAGCGCGACGGGGAGCCGGGGGCTGTCGACGGGCTGGATGTCCCGGAGGAGATCGAATCCGGCATCCGCCTCATGTTCCTCGCCAACGAGGGTGACGTGGCCGGGATCCGGGAACTCCTGGCGTCAGGGGTCGACGTGAACTTTAGGGACATCGATAGGCGGACGGCGCTCCACGTCGCCGCATGCCAGGGGCTTCCCGATGTTGTTCAATTGCTGCTTGAGAACGGCGCTAAGGTGGACCCGGAAGATCGGTGGGGCAGTACG CCACTTGCAGATGCAATACACTACAAAAATCATGAAGTGATCAAGCTATTGGAAAAGCATGGCGCTAAGCTTCCG ATTGCTCCAATGCACGTTAAGAATTACCGGGAAGTTCCAGAATATGAGATAGACCCCAGTGAACTTGATTTCACAAACAGTGTCGATATAACTAAG GGAACATTTCGTGTAGCAACATGGCGTGGAATTCAAGTCGCAGTTAAAAAGCTTGACGAAGATGTAATTACTGACGAGGATAAAAT AAGAGCATTTAGGGATGAGCTTGCATTGCTTCAGCAAATACGGCATCCAAATGTAGTCCAGTTTCTGGGTGCCGTCACTCAAAGTAGTCCTATGATGATAGTCACAGAATATTTGCCCAAG GGTGATCTTTGCTACTTTTTGAAACGAAAGGGAGCTTTAAAGCCAGCATTGGCAGTTCTATTTGCACTTGATATTGCAAG aggAATGAATTACTTGCATGAGCATAAACCAGAAGCCATCATTCATCGTGATCTTGAGCCTTC AAATATCTTGCGGGATGATTCCGGGCATTTGAAAGTTGCAGACTTTGGCGTCAGCAAGTTGTTAAAAGTGGCAAAAACTGTTAGAGAGGACAGACCATTGACATGTCAAGACACTGCAT GCAGGTATATGGCTCCAGAGGTCTTTCAGAATGAAGAATACGATACGAAAGTGGAtatcttttcattttctttgattCTACAGGAG ATGATTGAAGGGTGCTCTCCATTTGCCCGTATACAAGACAATGAAGTCCCAAAAGCATATGCTTCTAAAGAACGACCACCTTTTAGAGCTTCACCTAAACTGTATGCACATGGGCTAAAAGA GTTAATTGAGCAATGCTGGAGTGAGAACCCTGCTGACAGACCGACATTCAGAGAGATAATTGGTCGGTTAACCATTATTCAGGCCCACATTGCTCATAAGAGGCGTTGGAAG GTGAGACCCTTGAAATGCTTTCAGAACCTAGAGGCCATGTTTAAGAAAGATCACTCTAACCCGAGCAGCCGCCGCTCTCGCTCATCTCGTTCTTCTGATTTCGTCTAG
- the LOC103708951 gene encoding integrin-linked protein kinase 1-like isoform X2, translated as MRRWRRSCDGGGRRRQRYSRTRFSQRSCRRRSQAFGGCTAGARQVNGWRRREVEGLFWLRWPALSTCQPLADAIHYKNHEVIKLLEKHGAKLPIAPMHVKNYREVPEYEIDPSELDFTNSVDITKGTFRVATWRGIQVAVKKLDEDVITDEDKIRAFRDELALLQQIRHPNVVQFLGAVTQSSPMMIVTEYLPKGDLCYFLKRKGALKPALAVLFALDIARGMNYLHEHKPEAIIHRDLEPSNILRDDSGHLKVADFGVSKLLKVAKTVREDRPLTCQDTACRYMAPEVFQNEEYDTKVDIFSFSLILQEMIEGCSPFARIQDNEVPKAYASKERPPFRASPKLYAHGLKELIEQCWSENPADRPTFREIIGRLTIIQAHIAHKRRWKVRPLKCFQNLEAMFKKDHSNPSSRRSRSSRSSDFV; from the exons ATGagaaggtggaggaggagttgCGACGGCGGCGGTCGGAGGAGGCAGCGTTATTCTAGAACTCGATTCAGCCAGAGGTCTTGCCGGCGACGCAGTCAAGCCTTTGGCGGGTGCACGGCGGGGGCTCGCCAGGTGAATGGATGGAGGCGGAGGGAAGTGGAAGGCCTTTTTTGGCTGAGGTGGCCAGCTCTATCCACGTGTCAG CCACTTGCAGATGCAATACACTACAAAAATCATGAAGTGATCAAGCTATTGGAAAAGCATGGCGCTAAGCTTCCG ATTGCTCCAATGCACGTTAAGAATTACCGGGAAGTTCCAGAATATGAGATAGACCCCAGTGAACTTGATTTCACAAACAGTGTCGATATAACTAAG GGAACATTTCGTGTAGCAACATGGCGTGGAATTCAAGTCGCAGTTAAAAAGCTTGACGAAGATGTAATTACTGACGAGGATAAAAT AAGAGCATTTAGGGATGAGCTTGCATTGCTTCAGCAAATACGGCATCCAAATGTAGTCCAGTTTCTGGGTGCCGTCACTCAAAGTAGTCCTATGATGATAGTCACAGAATATTTGCCCAAG GGTGATCTTTGCTACTTTTTGAAACGAAAGGGAGCTTTAAAGCCAGCATTGGCAGTTCTATTTGCACTTGATATTGCAAG aggAATGAATTACTTGCATGAGCATAAACCAGAAGCCATCATTCATCGTGATCTTGAGCCTTC AAATATCTTGCGGGATGATTCCGGGCATTTGAAAGTTGCAGACTTTGGCGTCAGCAAGTTGTTAAAAGTGGCAAAAACTGTTAGAGAGGACAGACCATTGACATGTCAAGACACTGCAT GCAGGTATATGGCTCCAGAGGTCTTTCAGAATGAAGAATACGATACGAAAGTGGAtatcttttcattttctttgattCTACAGGAG ATGATTGAAGGGTGCTCTCCATTTGCCCGTATACAAGACAATGAAGTCCCAAAAGCATATGCTTCTAAAGAACGACCACCTTTTAGAGCTTCACCTAAACTGTATGCACATGGGCTAAAAGA GTTAATTGAGCAATGCTGGAGTGAGAACCCTGCTGACAGACCGACATTCAGAGAGATAATTGGTCGGTTAACCATTATTCAGGCCCACATTGCTCATAAGAGGCGTTGGAAG GTGAGACCCTTGAAATGCTTTCAGAACCTAGAGGCCATGTTTAAGAAAGATCACTCTAACCCGAGCAGCCGCCGCTCTCGCTCATCTCGTTCTTCTGATTTCGTCTAG